The Sorangiineae bacterium MSr11954 DNA segment GCGCGGAGGTCTCGTCGCTCCTCTTGCGCGCCGGACAAGCCGCGGTGATGCTCGGCCGCACCGCCGAGGGCAAAGAGCTCTTGGAGCGCGCCATCACCGAGGATCCCGCGGACATCGTGGCGTGGGAGAAGCTCGCCGAGGCACGCCGGGCGTGCGGCGAGACGCGCGAGGCGGCCACCGCGTACGAGATGGTGGCGCGCGCCTCCGCGGTGCCCGCCCACCGGGTCTCGGCCTGGTACCGCGCCGCGCAAATCTGGCTCGACGATCTGCACGACGACGATCACGGCATGCTGGCGCTCAAGGAAGCCGCGCGCATCGACGTGAGCGACACCAACGTCTTCACGCGACTCTGCGCCATCTACGGCAAGCGCCATCACTACAACGAGCTCGGCGCGCTGCTCGAGGCGCGCGCGCAGACGGTCGCCGATCCCGGCGAGCGGCTGGCCCTCGAGGTGGAACGCGGGCGGGTGCTGCTCGGCGTGGGCGACTCCATCGGCGCGCGGCGCGCCCTCGAGGCGGCGCTTTCCATCGATCCGGATCACGTGGAGGCGCTCAAGACGTACGGCGAGCTCTCGGCCGCCGTCTCCGACTGGCCCGCGGCCGAGCAAGCGTGGGTGCGCCTCTCGCGGCTCACGGTGTCCGCGGACGAGCAGTGCACCATCTACGAGCGGCTGGGCGATCTGTACGCGCGCCACGCGGTGAACCTCGAACGCGCCGAGCTGGCCTACGAAGAGCTGCTCAAACGCAAACCGGGCGATCTCGCCACCTTGTCCCGCCTGGTCGACATCTACCGGCAGCGGGGCGACGTCGCCAAGGCGCTGGATCTGCAGAACCAGCTCTTCCTCGCCACCCGCGATCCGGCCGAGCGCCGCATGCGCTACATCGAGCGCGCCTCCATCTACGAGGAGGCCAAAGATCCGCGCAAGGCCGAGCAGACCTTGGACGCCGCCCGCCGCGAGTTCCCCCAGGACGTCGGCATCCTGCGCACCCTGGCGGAGTTCTACATGCGGCACCGGCAGCTGCCGGCCGTGCACATCCTCCTCGATCGCGCCGCCGCCGACGCGCGCCGCGCCTTCGCCGCGGGCAAGTTCGCGCCGACCACCTTCGAGACGATGGCCACCGTCTACGAGCTGCGCGGAAAGAAAGACGCCGCGCAGGTCGTCAACGCCACCTTGGCCGCCTTCAGCGGCAAGCCCGTCACCCTCGCGGGCGCCCAAGCGCGCGCCGGCGACGCGCGCCTCGACGAAGTGCTCGCCCCCGACGTGGTCATCCCTGCCCTGCGCGCCCTGCTCGCGCGCACCGGCGACGCCCTCGACGCGATCGTACCGCTCGATCCCCGCTCCGTGCGCGCAGGCTCGCTCCCGCCGGCGGCGGCGAACGTGCACGCGGCGGCGAACGCGCTCGCGGCCGGAATGGGCATCACCGGCTGCCAAGTGCTCGTCTCGCCGCAGATCGGCCTGACGTGCATCCCCGTCAGCTCGACCCCGCCCGTGATCATCCTGGGCGAGGCGCTCTTGCAGCCGCACATCAACGAGCTGAGTCGCACCTTCCTCTTGGTGCGCGCGCTGAAGCTCGTGCAAGCGCGCGCCTCGGCGCTCCTGCGCATCGTCGCCAAGGATCTCCCCGTCCTTGTCGCCGCATGGCTGCACGTGTTCAACCCGAGCTGGAAGCCGCAAGGGATCAACCCCACGGCCCTGGCCGAGGCCGCGCGGCGTCTGCAGGCGGCCCTCCCCCGCCGGCTGGACCAAGACGTGGGCCTGATGGCGCTGGAGGTGGCCGGCTCGGTGGGAACGCAGGCGGCCGTCCTGGGCCCCGCGGTCGTCTCCTGGGCCGATCGCACCGGCCTCTTGGCGGTGGGCGATCCCAACGCGGCCCTCGAGGCCATCGCCTGGACCCTCGGGCACACCTCGCTCCCGAGCGATCCCGACGAACGCGCCGACTGGATCGCGCGCACCCCGCAGGCCCGCGAGATCATCGGCTACAGCGTCAGCGACGGCTACGCCGAGGCGCGCGCCCGCTCCGGCATGAAGTAGCGGTAGCGCGCGGCGACGCCGGCAAGGGCGTGGACGACACCGGCGAAGTCGGGGCGATGTCGGCGCAGGGCGTGGCGATGTCGGCGAAGACTGGCTACATCGGCAAAGTCGCAGCTACACCGGGCAAATAGCGACCTCGAGCGCGTCGAAAAGACTCACTTCGAAAGCAACGCGCATCACCCCGCTTGCCCAGCGCACGGCGGAGGCGTAAAGATGCGCGCCCTCACTGCCGCTACGCGTCGCGCAATCCAGCGCATTTTCCGACACATTCATGGCACAATCGCTTCGAAATATCGCCATCGTTGCTCACGTCGACCACGGTAAGACGACCCTCGTCGACCACATGCTCCGCCAAGCCGGCACGTTCCGGGAGAACGAAGCCGTCGTGGACCGGGTCATGGACAACAACGACCTGGAGCGCGAACGCGGCATCACCATTCTGGCCAAGAACACCAGCGTGCGCTGGAAAGAGCCGGGCGACACCGTCGCGACGAAGATCAACGTCGTCGACACCCCGGGCCACGCCGACTTCGGCGGCGAAGTCGAGCGCACCCTGCTCATGGCCGACGCCGCCATTTTGCTGGTCGACGCGGCCGAGGGCCCGCTTCCGCAGACCCGCTTCGTCCTGCGCAAGTGCCTCTCGCTCGGCTTCCCCATCATCGTCGTCATCAACAAGATCGACCGCTCCGACGCGCGCCCCAACGAGGTGCTGAGCGAAGTCTTCGACTTGTTCTGCGATCTCGACGCCACCGACGCGCAGCTCGACTTCCCCGTGGTCTACGCCATCGGCCGTCAGGGCATCGCCAAGCGCGCCTTGGACGATACGTCGACGGATCTCTCGCCGCTCTTCTCGCTCATTTTGAAGACGGTGCCGCCCGCACCGGGCGATCCCGACGCGCCGCTGCAAATCCTGGTGAACAACCTGGATCACGACGAGTACACGGGCCGCTTGGCCATCGGGCGCGTGGTCTCGGGCACGGTCAAAGCGAACCAGCCGATTGCCGTTTTGAAAGAGGGCGGCGCGGTCAGCAAAGGGAGCATCAAGGTGCTCTCCACCTTCGAAGGCTTGAAGCGCGTGGCCTCGCCCGACGCGGGCGCCGGCGAGCTGGTGGCCATCGCCGGCCTGGAAGACGTGTTCGTGGGCGACACCATCGTGGACGTCTCGCCCGGCTTCGAGGCGCGCGCCTTGCCGCGTATCCTGGTCGAGCAGCCGACGATCAAAATGCGCATCGGCGTCAACACCTCGCCCTTTGCCGGCAAGTG contains these protein-coding regions:
- the typA gene encoding translational GTPase TypA, with protein sequence MAQSLRNIAIVAHVDHGKTTLVDHMLRQAGTFRENEAVVDRVMDNNDLERERGITILAKNTSVRWKEPGDTVATKINVVDTPGHADFGGEVERTLLMADAAILLVDAAEGPLPQTRFVLRKCLSLGFPIIVVINKIDRSDARPNEVLSEVFDLFCDLDATDAQLDFPVVYAIGRQGIAKRALDDTSTDLSPLFSLILKTVPPAPGDPDAPLQILVNNLDHDEYTGRLAIGRVVSGTVKANQPIAVLKEGGAVSKGSIKVLSTFEGLKRVASPDAGAGELVAIAGLEDVFVGDTIVDVSPGFEARALPRILVEQPTIKMRIGVNTSPFAGKCKASKFLTSRHLRERLVRETRRNLAIRLEETESPDTFMLLGRGELQLAILVETMRREGYEMQLGNPEVVTQEIDGQICEPMELVVIDVPDSFIGVVTERLGERRGRMVKMANHGYGRARLEYRIPSRGLIGFRGEFLTATRGTGLLNTVFDGWEPWGGAMMKRKSGAIVADRAGISTPYALFHLQPRGTFFVSTGIDVYEGMIIGEHNRPNDTDVNAIKEKKLSNVRNHGKDENVLLAPPRVLTIETAMEWIDADELVEVTPEAVRVRKQILKVNLRPRREDAIEDAQSQDRA